The following are from one region of the Melospiza melodia melodia isolate bMelMel2 chromosome 16, bMelMel2.pri, whole genome shotgun sequence genome:
- the LOC134425643 gene encoding rho-related GTP-binding protein RhoG-like: MQTIKCVVVGDGAVGKTCLLISYTTNAFPEEYIPTVFDNYSAQMTVDGRTVSLNLWDTAGQEEYDRLRTLSYPQTNVFIICFSIGSPSSYANVRHKWHPEVSHHCPNVPILLVGTKRDLRSDLETVKKLKEQSLAPTTPQQGTSLAKQIGAVKYLECSALNQEGVREVFAEAVRAVLYPVTKKNTRKCVLL; encoded by the coding sequence ATGCAGACTATAAAGTGCGTGGTGGTCGGAGATGGCGCGGTGGGAAAAACTTGTCTGCTCATCAGCTACACCACCAACGCCTTCCCAGAGGAGTACATCCCCACTGTGTTTGACAACTACAGTGCCCAGATGACCGTGGATGGCCGGACAGTCAGCCTGAACCTCTGGGACACTGCGGGCCAGGAGGAGTATGACCGCCTGCGCACGCTCTCCTACCCCCAGACCAACGTCTTCATCATCTGCTTCTCCATCGGCAGCCCCTCGTCCTACGCCAACGTCAGGCACAAATGGCACCCTGAGGTTTCTCACCACTGCCCCAACGTCCCCATTCTCCTGGTGGGCACCAAGAGAGACTTGAGGAGTGACCTGGAAACGGTTAAAAAGTTGAAAGAGCAGAGCTTGGCTCCCACCaccccacagcaggggacttCTCTGGCCAAACAAATTGGAGCAGTCAAATATTTGGAGTGCTCGGCGTTGAATCAGGAGGGTGTTCGGGAGGTGTTTGCTGAAGCTGTCCGTGCAGTTCTGTATCCTGTGACAAAGAAGAACACAAGGAAATGTGTCCTATTGTAG
- the ITGB1BP2 gene encoding integrin beta-1-binding protein 2 gives MALLCYNKGCGQRFDPEHNAEDSCLYHPGVPIFHDALKGWSCCKKRTTDFSEFLSIKGCTKGFHSKEKPPEPSSQEKSSDEPKAKPVKEIIVQGPKSAEKMLRERPSSDEPRQLLPIKVSRSLEQALEKLNVSSEDRTLESSRTGEEAAQVRAGTTCKNAACKAIYQGPESNTEVCTFHPGVPVFHEGMKYWSCCGIKTTDFSAFMEQPGCSRGRHCWTEKKDKKAVLCRQDWHQTGSQVVVTVYAKNPLPALSSVKANRTVLEAHVIFEGNKIFQAELELWGTIDVERSFVSMVPAKVEITLCKASPGSWARLELPQSKLQSCGEPEKEAASTEEPGAVHDEDSDDSLSWSEEEDEEELEMGTPDLITPSN, from the exons atggccctgctgtgctacaaCAAGGGCTGCGGGCAGAGGTTTGACCCCGAGCACAACGCCGAGG ATTCCTGCCTGTatcaccccggtgtccccatttTCCACGATGCCCTGAAG GGCTGGTCTTGCTGCAAGAAACGCACAACAGACTTCTCTGAGTTCCTCTCCATAAAG GGATGCACAAAGGGGTTTCACAGCAAGGAGAAGCCCCCTGAGCCCTCCAGCCAAGAGAAGAGCTCAGATGAACCAAAGGCCAAGCCAGTGAAGGAGATCATTGTCCAAGGACCAAAATCAGCTGAGAAGATGCTGCGGGAAAGACCAAg CTCTGATGAGCCAAGACAACTGCTGCCAATTAAAGTATCCAGGTCTCTGGAGCAGGCACTGGAGAAACTGAACGTGTCCTCTGAGGACAGGACACTCGAGAGCTCTCGTACAG GTGAGGAGGCTGCCCAGGTGAGAGCTGGCACCACGTGCAAGAACGCAGCCTGCAAGGCA ATCTACCAGGGCCCAGAGAGTAACACAGAGGTCTGTACGTTTCATCCTGGCGTTCCTGTCTTCCATGAGGG GATGAAGTACTGGAGCTGCTGTGGAATCAAAACTACAGATTTCAGTGCCTTCAtggagcagccaggctgcagccgTGGGCGTCACTGCTGGACAGAAAAGAAG GACAAGAAGGCGGTGCTGTGCCGGCAGGACTGGCACCAGACCGGCAGCCAGGTGGTGGTGACAGTGTACGCCAAGAACCCCCTGCCCGCCCTCAGCAGCGTCAAGGCGAACCGCACCGTG CTCGAGGCTCATGTCATCTTTGAAGGGAATAAGATTTTCCAGGCAGAACTGGAGCTCTGGGGG ACCATTGATGTGGAGAGGAGCTTTGTGAGCATGGTCCCAGCCAAGGTGGAGATCACGCTCTGCAAAGCCAGCCCAGGCTCCTgggccaggctggagctcccCCAGAGCAAGCTGCAGTCCTGTGGTGAGCCAGAGAAGGAAGCTGCAAGCACAGAGGAGCCCGGGGCTGTGCACGATGAGGACTCTGATGACAGCTTGAGCTGGtccgaggaggaggatgaagaagagCTGGAGATGGGAACACCGGATCTGATAACACCGAGTAACTGA